AACCTGGCCCTGCAGCAGGCGGAGCTGAAGGACGCAGAAGTCAACCTGCGCCGCTCGCAGATCCTGATCGGGCCGAACGCGATCTCGCGCACCCAGTACGACGCCGATGTTGCGCGCTACAACAAGGCCAGGGCCTCGGTCAGCAGCTCGCAGGCGTCGATCGCGTCGGCGCAGGCCAATGCGCGCGCGGCCGAGGTGGCGGTGGAACAGACCGTGGTGCGCGCGCCGTTCGACGGCGTGGTACTGGTCAAGCATGCCAACGTCGGCGACAACATCACGCCGTTCTCGGCCGCCGCCGACACCAAGGGCGCGATCGTGACCATTGCCGACATGGAGACGCTGGAGGTCGAGGCCGACGTCGCCGAATCCAATATCGCCAGGATCCGCGCCGGCCAGCCGTGCGAATTGCTGCTCGATGCGTTGCCGGGCGTGCGCCTGGCCGGGCAGGTGTCGCGCATCGTGCCGACGGTGGACCGCTCCAAGGCCACGGTGCTGGTCAAGGTGCGCTTTGTCGACCGCGACGCGCGCGTGCTGCCGGACATGAGCGCCAAGATCGCCTTTTTGTCGCGCGCGGCCACGGCGCGCGACCGCCAGCCGATGGTGGCGGTGCAGCCCGCCGCGGTGGTCATGCGCGATGGCCGGCAGGTGGTCTACGTGGTGCGGGACGGCAAGGCGCACGAGACCCAGGTCAAGACCGGCGACAAGCTCGGCGAGCTGGTCGCGGTACAGGGCGTCAAGACCGGCGACGTGCTGGTGCTGTCCCCCGGCGACAAAGTCGGCGACGGCGACCGCGTCACGCCGGCCAAGCCTTGAAGTAACCACATGAGGGTGAGCGCATGAGCACCGCGCCGCTGGTCCGCATCAGCCACGTCGCCAAGTCCTACCGGCGCGGCATGCAGACCGTGCCCGTGCTGACCGATATCTCGCTCGATATCGGCGAGGGCGACTTCGTCGCGCTGATGGGCCCGTCCGGCTCCGGCAAGAGCACGCTGCTGAACCTGATCGCCGGCATCGACCGCCCCGACAGCGGCACGCTGCAGGTGGGCGGGCTCGATATCACGCAGCTGCCCGAGGCCGCGCTGGCGGACTGGCGCGCGGCCAACGTCGGCTTTATCTTCCAGTTCTACAACCTGATGCCGGTGCTGACCGCATTCGAGAACGTGGAGCTGCCGCTGATGCTGACCAGCCTGCCGCGCGCGGAACGGCGCGCGCGCGTGGAGCTGGTGCTGGACATGGTCAACCTGGCCGACCGCATGAGCCACTACCCGTCCGAGCTGTCGGGCGGGCAGCAGCAGCGCGTGGCGATCGCGCGGGCGCTGATCACCGACCCGTCGCTGATCGTCGCCGACGAGCCCACCGGCGACCTCGACCGCACCTCTGCCGCGGAAATCCTGGCGATGATGCAGCGCCTGAACGCGGAACTCGGCAAGACCATCATCATGGTCACGCACGATGCCCATGCCGCGGCCGCGGCGGGCTCGCTGGTGCACCTCGATAAGGGCGAGCTGATCCGCGGCGAGGTGGCCTGATCCGTCATGTACGCGCTCAAGCTGATCACTCGCAACGCACTGCGGCACAAGCTGCGCACCGCGCTGACCGTGCTGGGGCTGGTGATCGCGGTGCTGGCGTTCGGGCTGCTGCAGACCGTGATCGATGCGTGGTACGCCGGCGCGTCGGCCGCGTCCAGCGCGCGGCTGGTGACGCGCAATGCGATCTCGCTGGTGTTCCCGCTGCCGCTCAGCTACGAGGGCCGCATCCGCGGCGTCGACGGCGTGACCGCGGTGGCGCGCTCCAACTGGTTCGGCGGCGTCTATCGCGACCGCAAGAATTTCTTCGCGCAGTTCGCAGTGTCGGACAACTATCTCGATCTCTACCCGGAATTCATCGTTCCCGAACAGCAGCGTGCCGAATACCAGCGCGACCGCAAAGGGGCGCTGGTCGGCCGCCAGCTGGCCGACCAGTTCGGCTTCAGGATCGGCGACGTGATCCCGATCAAGGGCACCATCTACCCCGGCACCTGGGAGTTCGTGGTGCGCGGCATCATGGACGGCCGCGACGAAAGCATCATCACGAAGCAGATGGTGTTCCACTGGGAATACCTGAACGAGACCATCCGCAAGAAGTCGCCGCGGCAGGCCGACCAGGTCGGGGTCTATGTGCTGGGCGTCGACAATCCCGACAACACCGCGGCGATCTCGCGCAATGTCGATGCCGTGTTCCGCAACTCGCTGGCCGAGACGCTGACCGAGACCGAGCAGGCGTTCCAGCTCGGCTTCGTCGCCATGTCGAACCAGATCATCGCGGCGATCCGCGTGGTCTCCTATGTGGTGATCGTGATCATCATGGCGGTGATGGCCAATGCGATGGCGATGAGTGCGCGCGAGCGCACCGCGGAATACGCCACGCTCAAGGCGCTGGGCTTCGGACCAGGATTCCTGGCGCTGCTGGTGTTCGGCGAGTCGCTGGCGATCTGCGTGGCGGGCGGCGCGCTCGGCATGCTGGCTACGCCGCCGATGGCGGCGGCGTTCAAGCAGGCGGTGGGCGGCGTATTCCCGGTGTTTACAGTGTCGCAGGAAACGATGCGCGCGCAGGCCGCGTGCGCGCTGGCGGTCGGCATCGCCGCCGGCATCGTGCCCGCGGTGCAGGCCGCGCGGGTGCGCATCGTCGAAGGCCTGCGGGCAATCGGCTGACGCGTTCGACCATGGCGATCCCGCTCACCTATATCGCGCGCAACCTGTGGGCCCGGCGGCTGACCACCGCGCTGACCGCGGGCGGGCTGGCTTTGGTGGTCTTTGTCTTCGCCACCATGCTGATGCTGGATGCCGGCCTGAAGAAGACGCTGGTCACCACCGGCGAGCGCGACAACGTGGTAGTGATCCGCAAAGGCGCCGAGACCGAAATCCAGAGCGCCGTCGAGCGCGGCCAGGCCGGCATCATGGAAATGCACCCGGCGGTGGCCATGACCGGCGCCGGCCAGCCGATGGCCTCGCGCGAGGCCGTGGTGCTGATCTCGCTGACCAAGTCCAGCACCGGGCAGCCCTCCAACGTGGTGATCCGCGGCATCTCGCCGCTGGGCATGGACCTGCGTCCGCAGGTCAGGCTCGTGGCGGGGCGCATGTTCCGTCCGGGCTCGGCTGAAATCATTGTCGGCAGCAGCATTGCCGACGGCTTTGCCGGCGTGCAGATCGGCGAACACCTGCGCTTCGCCCAGCGCGAGTGGACTGTGGTGGGCCACTTCGACGCCGGCGGCAGCGGTTTCGACTCGGAGATCTGGGGCGATGTCGACCAGCTGATGCAGTCGTTCCGGCGCAATGCGTATTCGTCGATGGTGGTGCGGCTGGCCAACCCCACGCTGTTCGAGCGCTTCCGCGCCGATATCGACGTGGATCCACGCCTTGCCGACGAGGCCAAGCGCGAGCAGGTCTTCTATAGCGACCAGTCCAGGGCGCTGTCCAAATTTATCAATATCCTGGGCTTTACGCTGTCCACGATTTTTTCGATTGCGGCAATGATCGGCGCCATGATCACCATGTACGCGTCGGTGGCCAACCGCGTGGCCGAGATCGGCACGCTGCGCGCGCTGGGATTCAAGCGTGCCAACGTGCTGGTGGCTTTCCTGATCGAGGCGGCGTTGCTCGGACTGGTGGGTGGCGTGGCCGGGCTGGCGTTTGCGGCGCTGATGCAATTCGCGTCGTTCTCGACGACCAATTTCCAGACGTTTGCCGATCTGTCGTTCCGCTTCATCCTGACGCCTGGCATTGCGCTGCAGACGCTCGGGTTCGCGATGGCGATGGGGCTGGTGGGCGGCTTCCTGCCGGCGGTGCGGGCGGCGAGGATGAATATCGTGGATGCGCTGCGGGCGCGTTGAGCGGCTCGCTCGCTGCCGGTTTGCTCCCCTCTCCCAATGAGGGGAGAGGGAGAACACCTTGCTTAGCCCGGCTCGGGCGGCTTGGGCGCACCCAACGCCGTTGGCTTCGCTACAGGTCTCCAAGAGCCCCGATCCTTTCCTTGCCTTCTCCCCACTGTCCGTCTACAACCCGTAGTGATGCATGCTACTCGCCAGGCCTCGCTGGCGGCCAGTGCGCACCGGCACGGCCAGCGGCGCCCCACCGCAGGACTTACCGCCAGGACGCCCCCGATGAATCTCGACCTGCTGGCTTCATTGCTGACTGCCGTGGTGGTGCTGCTGATCGGCACCCTGGTCAACCGCAGCGTCGGCATCCTGTCGCGCTACAACATCCCCGACCCCGTCACCGGCGGGCTGCTGTTCGCCATCGTCGCGTCGGTGGCAGCGGCGGCGGCGAATTTCCGCGTGGTCATCGATCCCGGCATGAAGCCGGTGCTGCTGCTGATGTTCTTCGGCGGCGTCGGCCTTGGCGCCGACCTGCGCATGCTCAAGCGGGGCGGCAGGGCGCTGGTGATCTTCCTGATCATCCTGCTGCCCTATATCGTGGTGCAGAACGCCGTCGGCGTGGCCATGGCCAGGACACTCGACCTGCACCCGATCTTCGGGCTGGTGAGCGGCTCCATCACGCTGGTGGGCGGCCATGGCACCGGGGCCGCCTATGCCGAGCGCTTCGCCGAGGTCAACAACCTGCAGGCGGTGATGGACCTGTCGATGACGGTGGCGACCATCGGCCTGGTCGTCGGCGGCATCATCGGCGGTCCCGTGGCGCAGTACCTGATCTCGCGCTACAAGCTGCGCTCGACCGCGCGCGAGGTCGGCGACACCGAGGAGGAAGCCGCCGCCGCGTCGCCGATCACCACGGTCGGCGCGCTCGCCGCGCTGGCCGGCATGCTGGCCGCCGTGATCGGCGGGCGCTGGATCGCGGCGCAGATGCCGGCGGGCCCGATCACCATCCCCGGCTTCCTGTGGTGCATGATGCTCGGCATCGCGATCCGCAACCTGCTGCCATTCATCGGCCTGCGCTTCGACGACCGCGCCACCGACCTGATCACCAACGTCTGCCTGTCGCTGTTCCTGGTGATGACCATGATGGCGCTGGACCTGGCCGAGGTGGCGCTGTCGGCCGGCCCGTTCCTGCTGATCATCGCGATGCAGGTCGTGTTCATCATCCTCTACGTGGTGTTCGTCTGCTTCCGCTTCATGGGCGGCGACTACGAGGCGGCGGTCACCTCGGCCGCGTTCATCGGCTTCAACATGGGTTCCACGGCGACCGCCATGGCCAACATGCGCGCGATCACCGCGCGCTACGGGCCGGCGCCCACCAGCTACCTGATCACGCCGCTGGCCGGCGCGTTCTTTGTCGACCTGATGAACGCGTTCGTGCTGACCATGTTGCTGGCCTTGCCGCTGATCGGAGGCTGACATGCGCCGCGCCTGCCTTGCCTTCCTCTTTGCGCTGCTGGCCAGCCTGTGGCTGGGCGGCTGCGGCGGCGGCCCGAACGCCGACGGCATCCGCGCCAATCTCAACGAGCGCCTGGCGCAGGCGCTGCCGCCGGGCACCGTGCAGCTGGTCGACGTCGACCGGCGCGGCTCGCAGTCCGATACCAAGGCACCGGCCGGCGAAACCCGGCGCGTGGTGTACTTCGATGCGGAACTGAAGCTGCTGCGCGACTACGACTTCGGCGCGTGGGATTCGCCCGGCGTGGCCGGGCTGATCTCGGCGCTGGGCGCGGGGCCGCGCGGGATCACCGGGGTCACCAGCGGCGGCAACAAGGCGGGCGACGTGCTGCGCGCGCACGGCACCGCGCTGTACCGGCGCGACGGCGAGCGCTGGGTCAGCGTGCAGCCCGCCGGCTATCGCCCCGCCGAGGCGCCGGCCGTGGCCACCAACGCGCCCACCGGCCCGGCAGCGATCCTGGATGCGATGCGCAAGGTGATCGAGGCGGTGCAGAAGGACGCCTCGCCGGCGCAGCGCGCGGTGATCGAGCAGGAACTGACCACCGCGCACGCCAATATCCGCGCCCGGCTGGCACGCGTGGACGAGGGCTACGCCATTGCCGCCGGCGCCGAGCATGGCCAGTACCTGCGCTTCGTGCGCGCGCTGGTGGACGGCGCGCGTGTGCGCGCCATCGCGCTGGTCACTCGCGGCGGCGAAGAGAACCTGCGCCTGCTGCGCGCCGGCAAGGTCTCGGCGGCCATGGCGCAGGGCGATGCCGCGCTCGATGCCTACGAGGGCAAGGGCGCCTTTGCCGAAGACGGGCCGCACGCGTCGCTGCGCGCCGTCGGCAGCCTGTACCCGGAACCGGTGCACGTGCTCGTGCGCGACGGCGATCCGGCACGCTCGGTGTCCGACCTGCGCGGCAAGCGCATTGCGGTGGGCGAAAGCGGCTCGGCCTCGCGCGGCACGGTGCTGCGCGTGCTGGCCGCACACGGGCTGGCCGAGAAGGATTTCAAGGCCGAGGAAGTGGGCCTGGGCGCGGCGCTGGTGGCACTGCGCCAGAACCAGGTGGATGCCGTGATGCAGGTGATCGGCGTGCCGTCCGACAGCATCCGCGATGCGCTGAGCGAACTGCCGTTGCGACTGCTGCCACTGGACGAGCGCGCTATCGCGGCGATGGTCGGGCAGAAGGCGGGGTATTTCCGCGCCAGCATCGCACCCGGCACGTACCCCGGCCTGCGCGAGCCGGTGCGCACCGTCGCCACCGCGGCGATCCTGGTGACCGGACCCGACCTGTCGGATACCGAGGTGGCCGACCTGACGCGGCTGGTGTACCGGCATGGCCGCGACTTCGTCGCGCGCGGCAGCGCCCAGGGCGGGCAGATCAACGTGGCCACGGCGCGCGAAGGGCTGGTGATTCCGCAGCACCTGGCGGCAGCAAAGGTGCTGGACGGCCTGGCGGCGGGCACGCCAGCGCAGCGGTCCGGAGGACCGGCCACTCAGGCACCGGCACCCGCGTCGGCACCGGCTGCCACCGCATCCAGGCCGGCCGCCCGCTAACCCCGGAAGCCGCCGCTCGCGCTACCCTGCCGCCGGCAACTCCGCCGCCAGCCGGCAGCGCCGGTCGAGAAAATCGCTCGCATGGCCATTGCTGCCACCCGCCGCGTGGACCGGCTGGTCCACCAGGAAGAAGCCAGGGCGGCCCTGCCGGTCCTGGCCATAGGTCAGGAATATGCCCCGGTCGGGCGGCGGCACCGCGGCGGCGCTGGCGCCGGGATCGTCAGCCCTGCCCCCGACCAGCGCGAACGGGTCGGCCGACAGGACCGGCGTGGCAGCCGGGATAAACCTGGCCCGCACCGGCTTACCGTCGAACCGCAGCGAAGTCCACTCGGTGCCGATCGGCCCGCTCGCGCCATTGACGAAGGCGCGCGCCGCGGCGCTGATGCAATCGAGATGGATATGGAGCTGGTCCTGGCTGCGCGAGGTGCGGGAATTGACCGCCAGCCCCAGCATGTCGTCCGGCACGGGCTTGCCCAGCGCCTGCCCGACCATGCCGCGCTCGTCCCAGCCGAAGGCCCAGGCGTTGGCACCGGTGCCGTCCCACGCCTTGCGATCCTCCACGCCCGTCACTGTCCGTGCCGGGATCACCAGGTAGTGCGACACGCCGATCGCGTCCTTGTACAGCACCAGCCCGCGGGCTCGGTCGACGCTGGCGCAATCGGCATGCTGCGGCTGCGGCGGCGCCAGGCAGCGCTGCTGCACGTTGCGCCACAGGCCATCGCGCCCGCCGGACAGGACGCCGACCACGTTCTCGGCGGTGCAGCCCGCCAGCATCATTGCCGCCGCCAACGCCAGCGCGCCGCGCCGGCGTGCCGGGGTCAGCGCCGGCATGGAATGCCGTAGTACGTCCCTACCCGCGGGTTGGACACGATATAGGCGTGGCGCTGGGCCCAGAACTGGGCGTCGCGGAAGACCTCGGCCTCGCGTTCGCTCCAGGGTGTGGCCAGCAGCGGCAGGGCTTCGGCGTCGGTGGTCGGGTAGACCTGGGCCTGGTAGCGGGCCGTCTGCAGCGCGCCCGTACGGATGGTACGGATCGTGACGTGGAGTGTCATAGGCAGCTTCTCGTCATGAGGACGCCAAATCATAACCACATTCCTGTGTTGCTTTGATGACTGCGGCTGTAACTTGCTGTCAGGAAGCCGCACCGGCCACGACCAACCGATGTCCCCTCGCCGGAAACCGGAGCCAGACATGACGATCAAGTCACCTCGCAAGATCGCAATCCTCGCGCTGACGCATCTCGCCATGCTGGCGGCCGGCTTCGCGGCCGGGATCTATGTGCTGCCGATCCTGACCGAGCAGGCGGGGGCGAGTATCGGGCAGTTACAGGAGGTGTCGCGGCAGGCGGCCTTTTCCGGCGCCTTCCGCAAGGACCTGGCCGGCAGTGACGCATTCCACTGGGCCAGCGGACGGCTGCATGTGTCGGACCGCGCCATTGCCTTCGAAGGCAGCGTGGCGCCGGGACCGGACTACCGGATCTACCTGGTGCCGGAGTTCGTCGACACCAAGGCCGCTTTCCTTGCGATCAAGGACCGCGCGGTGCAGGTTGCGCCGTTGAAGACCTTCGGCAATTTCACCGTCGCGTTGCCGGATGGCGTCGATCCCGGCCAGCACCGTGCGGTAGTGATCTGGTGCGAGCGGTTCGGGCAATTCATCAGTGCCGCGGCCTACCGGTAGGCCGCGCAAGAAAAAAAGGCCGATCGAGGAACCGGCCCAACGAACCCCGCACAGGCAAGGTGTCGATATGAACATCACGCGCCCGCCCGTGCGCGGCGCCGCAGCGCCATCGCGGGCGGGCATCAGGCGGCGGTGATCAGAAGCGGTGACGCATGCCGATGGTGGCGCCGGTCTGGTTCTCGCCCGCGACCACGGTGCCCACGCCATTCAGGCCCAGGGCCGAGCCGTTCTTGTTCTTGGCGTAGCCCACGTTCAGGTACACGTCGGTGCGCTTGGACAGCGAATAGTCCGCCGACAGCACGAACATCCACGGATCGGCATCGCTGCTGCGGGTGTCGTTGTAGTAGGCGGCGCCGGTCACCAGGAAGGCGGGCGTGAAGCGGTACTGCGCGCCAGCCCAGTAGACGTTGCTGCGGGTCGCGGCGGCGGTGGCGCTGGAGACGCCATCGTCCTTCAGCCAGCGGTAGCCGGCGAACACCTTGGCGTCGCCGAAGGCATAGGCGGTGCCCACCGCGGCGCGCTTGGCGCTGCGGTCCTGCAGCGCCACGGTGGCGCCCTGGTACTGGTCGTAGGCGGCACCGACCGAGAAGCCGCCGGCGGCATATGTCAGCCCGCCGCCGAAGTTGCGCGCGACCTTGGGTTCGCCCGGCACTTCGCCGTTGTTGTCGCGGCCGAAGCTGTAGAAGCCGGTGGCGGTCAGGCCGCCGAACTTGCCGGTGTACTTGATGGTGTTGTCGGCGCGGCCGTTGAAGGCCGAGTCGACGCTGTTGAGCGAGTAGCGCGGGCCCACGCCCATCGGGTCGAAGGCGCCGAACAGGTCGTACAGCGCGTTCTGCTGGCGGCCCAGCGTGACGGCGCCGAAGCCGCCCTGCAGGCCCACGTAGGCCTGGCGGCCGAACAGGCGGTTGCCCTGGCCTGAGGTGCCGGTATCGATATCGAAACCGCTTTCCAGCACGAAGATACCCTTCAGGCCGTCGCCCAGGTCTTCGGTGCCGCGCACGCCCCAGCGCGAGCCGGACAGGTTGCCCGAGTTCAGGCGGGTGGCCGTGCC
This genomic window from Cupriavidus oxalaticus contains:
- a CDS encoding CDP-diacylglycerol diphosphatase, encoding MPALTPARRRGALALAAAMMLAGCTAENVVGVLSGGRDGLWRNVQQRCLAPPQPQHADCASVDRARGLVLYKDAIGVSHYLVIPARTVTGVEDRKAWDGTGANAWAFGWDERGMVGQALGKPVPDDMLGLAVNSRTSRSQDQLHIHLDCISAAARAFVNGASGPIGTEWTSLRFDGKPVRARFIPAATPVLSADPFALVGGRADDPGASAAAVPPPDRGIFLTYGQDRQGRPGFFLVDQPVHAAGGSNGHASDFLDRRCRLAAELPAAG
- a CDS encoding ABC transporter ATP-binding protein, translating into MSTAPLVRISHVAKSYRRGMQTVPVLTDISLDIGEGDFVALMGPSGSGKSTLLNLIAGIDRPDSGTLQVGGLDITQLPEAALADWRAANVGFIFQFYNLMPVLTAFENVELPLMLTSLPRAERRARVELVLDMVNLADRMSHYPSELSGGQQQRVAIARALITDPSLIVADEPTGDLDRTSAAEILAMMQRLNAELGKTIIMVTHDAHAAAAAGSLVHLDKGELIRGEVA
- a CDS encoding DM13 domain-containing protein encodes the protein MTIKSPRKIAILALTHLAMLAAGFAAGIYVLPILTEQAGASIGQLQEVSRQAAFSGAFRKDLAGSDAFHWASGRLHVSDRAIAFEGSVAPGPDYRIYLVPEFVDTKAAFLAIKDRAVQVAPLKTFGNFTVALPDGVDPGQHRAVVIWCERFGQFISAAAYR
- a CDS encoding ABC transporter permease, with protein sequence MAIPLTYIARNLWARRLTTALTAGGLALVVFVFATMLMLDAGLKKTLVTTGERDNVVVIRKGAETEIQSAVERGQAGIMEMHPAVAMTGAGQPMASREAVVLISLTKSSTGQPSNVVIRGISPLGMDLRPQVRLVAGRMFRPGSAEIIVGSSIADGFAGVQIGEHLRFAQREWTVVGHFDAGGSGFDSEIWGDVDQLMQSFRRNAYSSMVVRLANPTLFERFRADIDVDPRLADEAKREQVFYSDQSRALSKFINILGFTLSTIFSIAAMIGAMITMYASVANRVAEIGTLRALGFKRANVLVAFLIEAALLGLVGGVAGLAFAALMQFASFSTTNFQTFADLSFRFILTPGIALQTLGFAMAMGLVGGFLPAVRAARMNIVDALRAR
- a CDS encoding porin, translated to MKKALLAMAAAVAATAVSGVASAQSASNITLYGIADAGLEVISHVPGTNGAQGTATRLNSGNLSGSRWGVRGTEDLGDGLKGIFVLESGFDIDTGTSGQGNRLFGRQAYVGLQGGFGAVTLGRQQNALYDLFGAFDPMGVGPRYSLNSVDSAFNGRADNTIKYTGKFGGLTATGFYSFGRDNNGEVPGEPKVARNFGGGLTYAAGGFSVGAAYDQYQGATVALQDRSAKRAAVGTAYAFGDAKVFAGYRWLKDDGVSSATAAATRSNVYWAGAQYRFTPAFLVTGAAYYNDTRSSDADPWMFVLSADYSLSKRTDVYLNVGYAKNKNGSALGLNGVGTVVAGENQTGATIGMRHRF
- a CDS encoding ABC transporter permease, whose protein sequence is MYALKLITRNALRHKLRTALTVLGLVIAVLAFGLLQTVIDAWYAGASAASSARLVTRNAISLVFPLPLSYEGRIRGVDGVTAVARSNWFGGVYRDRKNFFAQFAVSDNYLDLYPEFIVPEQQRAEYQRDRKGALVGRQLADQFGFRIGDVIPIKGTIYPGTWEFVVRGIMDGRDESIITKQMVFHWEYLNETIRKKSPRQADQVGVYVLGVDNPDNTAAISRNVDAVFRNSLAETLTETEQAFQLGFVAMSNQIIAAIRVVSYVVIVIIMAVMANAMAMSARERTAEYATLKALGFGPGFLALLVFGESLAICVAGGALGMLATPPMAAAFKQAVGGVFPVFTVSQETMRAQAACALAVGIAAGIVPAVQAARVRIVEGLRAIG
- a CDS encoding efflux RND transporter periplasmic adaptor subunit, giving the protein MADHDLSRLKIDRSATAATGARVRPRRRWLRYAVIALILLAVLGIAVRLAGPKSVQTTTVTSAYPTQNFTLLNATGYVVPQRKAAVASKAQGRLEWLGVLEGSRVKKDEVIARLESKDVSASFAQAQAQVKVAQANLALQQAELKDAEVNLRRSQILIGPNAISRTQYDADVARYNKARASVSSSQASIASAQANARAAEVAVEQTVVRAPFDGVVLVKHANVGDNITPFSAAADTKGAIVTIADMETLEVEADVAESNIARIRAGQPCELLLDALPGVRLAGQVSRIVPTVDRSKATVLVKVRFVDRDARVLPDMSAKIAFLSRAATARDRQPMVAVQPAAVVMRDGRQVVYVVRDGKAHETQVKTGDKLGELVAVQGVKTGDVLVLSPGDKVGDGDRVTPAKP
- a CDS encoding TAXI family TRAP transporter solute-binding subunit: MRRACLAFLFALLASLWLGGCGGGPNADGIRANLNERLAQALPPGTVQLVDVDRRGSQSDTKAPAGETRRVVYFDAELKLLRDYDFGAWDSPGVAGLISALGAGPRGITGVTSGGNKAGDVLRAHGTALYRRDGERWVSVQPAGYRPAEAPAVATNAPTGPAAILDAMRKVIEAVQKDASPAQRAVIEQELTTAHANIRARLARVDEGYAIAAGAEHGQYLRFVRALVDGARVRAIALVTRGGEENLRLLRAGKVSAAMAQGDAALDAYEGKGAFAEDGPHASLRAVGSLYPEPVHVLVRDGDPARSVSDLRGKRIAVGESGSASRGTVLRVLAAHGLAEKDFKAEEVGLGAALVALRQNQVDAVMQVIGVPSDSIRDALSELPLRLLPLDERAIAAMVGQKAGYFRASIAPGTYPGLREPVRTVATAAILVTGPDLSDTEVADLTRLVYRHGRDFVARGSAQGGQINVATAREGLVIPQHLAAAKVLDGLAAGTPAQRSGGPATQAPAPASAPAATASRPAAR
- the gltS gene encoding sodium/glutamate symporter, translated to MNLDLLASLLTAVVVLLIGTLVNRSVGILSRYNIPDPVTGGLLFAIVASVAAAAANFRVVIDPGMKPVLLLMFFGGVGLGADLRMLKRGGRALVIFLIILLPYIVVQNAVGVAMARTLDLHPIFGLVSGSITLVGGHGTGAAYAERFAEVNNLQAVMDLSMTVATIGLVVGGIIGGPVAQYLISRYKLRSTAREVGDTEEEAAAASPITTVGALAALAGMLAAVIGGRWIAAQMPAGPITIPGFLWCMMLGIAIRNLLPFIGLRFDDRATDLITNVCLSLFLVMTMMALDLAEVALSAGPFLLIIAMQVVFIILYVVFVCFRFMGGDYEAAVTSAAFIGFNMGSTATAMANMRAITARYGPAPTSYLITPLAGAFFVDLMNAFVLTMLLALPLIGG